The genomic segment CCTCGAGCGCATCGTCACCGCTCTGACCGGCGGTTCCGACGCGGATCTGCCCACCGAGCAACTCCTCGACCGCGTCTACGCCCGGGTGCGGCCGGCCGACGGGAGCCCGGTCGAATGGTGGTCCTACGCCAGGGAGGTCGCGCCCGGCCTGCTGCTGGTGCTCGCCATCGACCACCCCGAGCACATCGCCATCCTCAACGACGAGCAGGTCCGGCGGCACGGGTTCGACCGGCTCATGGACGCCGGGCTGCACAACCTGTGCGGGCAGCTGCCCACCGAGCTCGCGGCGAGCGACGACGTGTTCGTCTTCACCGGCGGGGACTACGTCGCCTCGACCGTGCTGGTCATGCCCTACGTCGTCGAAGCCGTCACCGGCTCGCCGGAGTCGCCGTACGGTGTGCTGGTCGCCATGCCGAACCACGGCATGCTGGTCTTCCACGTGCTGCGCGAAGGCGCCGACGCCCAGTTCGCCCTGCGGGAGATCGCCGAGCTGGCCGCGGAGCACTACGAGGAAGCCGCCAGTTCCGGGCCCGCCCAGGTCAGCCCGGCGGTGTACTGGTGGCAGCCCGGCTCCCCGGTCCTCGAACCGGTCGCGCACCACGACGACAGCGGGACCGGGGTCATCGGCGACAGCCTCGTCACCCGGTTCCCGCCCGGTTTCGGCGACCTGATCGAGCAGCTCACCAGCCCTTCGCACGTCAGGAACGCCTGGTAGCGAGGTCCCCGTCGAGCGAGCACGATCGCGCCCGGCCCGCCACCAGCGCGGGCCGCCTTCGCTGCTTAGCCGCCAGATCCCGATCGGATTGTCCACATCGGACTTACTCAGGAGCCCGAGCGAGGTCGACGGGACTTGCCAGAGCCGTTGGCTCCAGTTCCTCGAGCCGCCGGGTGGTGTTGCGCACTCGGCGGGAAAGCTGGCTCTGCACCGAGGTAAGCCGCCGCTTCGTCGTCGAGGTGGTTGGTCTGAGGCATGGCTTCCCCGTCTCAGTCGGCCTGGACGGCCGCGCCGGTTTCTCGGAGGCTGCCGTGTTCGAGCCGTAGCCAGCGCTCGATCCCGACGGCGGCCAGGAAGCGTTCGTCGTGGCTGACCACCACGAACGCGCCCTCGTACGCGTTCAGCGCGCTCTCCAACTGCCCGGCGCTGACCAGATCGAGGTTGTTGGTGGGCTCGTCCAGCAGGAGCAGTTGTGGCGCCGGTTCGGCGAACAGGATGCAGGCCAGGGTGGCGCGCAGCCGCTCCCCACCGGAGAGCACGCCGACCGGCAACTGCACTCGTGCCCCGCGGAACAGGAAGCGGGCCAGCGTGTTCATCCGTTGCGCGGGCGGCATTCCCGGCGCGAACGCGGCGAAGTTCTCGGCCACCGTACGGTCCGGGTCGAGCAGGTCGAGGCGCTGGGACAGGTAGGCGATCCGCCCGTCGACCCGGCGCACCTCGCCGCTGTCCGGTTCGCTCTCGCCGTGCACGATGCGCAGCAGCGTGGACTTGCCCGAGCCGTTGGCCCCGGTCAGGGCGATCCGTTCAGGACCACGAATGGCCAGATCGACGCCCTCGCCGGTGAACAGGTCCCGCACCTTCAGCCGTTCCCCGAGGAAGAGCGTGCGCCCGGCGGGCACTGCGGTCTGCGGCAACTCCAGTGCGATCTTCTGGTCTTCGCGCAGGGACCGTTCGGCCTGGTCCAGCTTGGCCTTGGCCGAGCTGAGCCGGGCGGCGTGCGTGCCGTCGGCCTTGGCGGCCGACTCCTGCGCGTTGCGCTTCATCGTGCCCGCGAAGATCTTGGGCAGTCCGGCGTTGCCGAGGTTGCGGTTGGCGTTGCCGGCCCGGCGCGCGGCCCGCTCACGCGCCTGCTGCATCTCACGCTTCTCGCGCTTGACCTCCTGCTCGGCGTTGCGGATGTTCTTCTCGGCGACCTCGCGTGCGGCCTGCACCGCCTGCTCGTAGTCGGTGAAGTTGCCGCCGTGGAACCGGAGTTCGCCGGCGTCCAGCTCGGCGATGCGGTCCATCCGGTCGAGCAGGGCGCGGTCGTGGCTGACCACGAGCAGGCAGCCGGTCCAGTCGTCGAGCACCTCGTACAGCTTGCGCCGGGCGTCGAGGTCGAGGTTGTTGGTGGGCTCGTCGAGCAGCAGTACGTCGGGTCGCTTGAGCAACTGGGCGGCCAGCCCGAGTGACACGACCTGCCCGCCGCTGAGGGTGTCCAGGCGGCGGTCGAGCTCGACTTCGCCGAGGCCGAGCCGGGCGAGCTGGGCGCGGGTGCGTTCCTCGATGTCCCAGTCGGTGCCGATGGCGGTGAAGTGCTTTTCGTCGGTGTCCCCGGATTCGATGGCTTCCAGCGCACGCAGGGCTCCCGCGACGCCCAGCACTTCGGCGACGCTCAGCTCGCCCGTCAGTGGCAGGTCCTGCGGGAGGTAGCCGAGCAGGCCGTCGACCGAGACGTTGCCCGCTGCGGGCCGCAGCTCACCGGCGATCAGCTTGAGCAAAGTGGACTTCCCGGCCCCGTTCGGCGCGACCAGGCCGGTGCGGCCGCCGGGCAGGGAGAAGGACAACCGGTCGAACACGGGCGTGTCGTCGGGCCAGGAAAAGGACAGCATGGAGCAGACGACGAAGGCGTCGGACATGGAACAGACCTCGAGAACGTGGGCGGGGCAGTGAAGTGCCCCGAATGGTTTCGGTGGACGACGACATGGCCACGCCGGCTGTGCGAACAGCCCGCCGGTGGCCTGCTAGGTCCGGGTCTCACCCGGAGATGTCGTCTTCACCTGCCACGTCAACGCTCCTGATCTTGGGAATACCGCTTTCGACGATAGCAGCTCCGACTCCGGAGCGCGGCTTCCCAGGTTCTCACCGACCCCGGCGCCAGCACCTCATCCCTGCACGTGCACTCGCCGATCAAGGGGCAAGGGCTGGGCCGGGTGGTCCGCGGCCTGGCGCCCAGGTCGCGTTGGTGCGACCCGGCGCGCAGTGGTGAGCTACGAAGCGCGGACCAGCCCCT from the Amycolatopsis magusensis genome contains:
- a CDS encoding ABC-F family ATP-binding cassette domain-containing protein — its product is MSDAFVVCSMLSFSWPDDTPVFDRLSFSLPGGRTGLVAPNGAGKSTLLKLIAGELRPAAGNVSVDGLLGYLPQDLPLTGELSVAEVLGVAGALRALEAIESGDTDEKHFTAIGTDWDIEERTRAQLARLGLGEVELDRRLDTLSGGQVVSLGLAAQLLKRPDVLLLDEPTNNLDLDARRKLYEVLDDWTGCLLVVSHDRALLDRMDRIAELDAGELRFHGGNFTDYEQAVQAAREVAEKNIRNAEQEVKREKREMQQARERAARRAGNANRNLGNAGLPKIFAGTMKRNAQESAAKADGTHAARLSSAKAKLDQAERSLREDQKIALELPQTAVPAGRTLFLGERLKVRDLFTGEGVDLAIRGPERIALTGANGSGKSTLLRIVHGESEPDSGEVRRVDGRIAYLSQRLDLLDPDRTVAENFAAFAPGMPPAQRMNTLARFLFRGARVQLPVGVLSGGERLRATLACILFAEPAPQLLLLDEPTNNLDLVSAGQLESALNAYEGAFVVVSHDERFLAAVGIERWLRLEHGSLRETGAAVQAD